The window TTCACTTTCCCGGTGGACGGAGTAGTGAGCGGGATCACGCAAGAGTGAGCGCGGCGGAAACGCCGGGCAAATCGTCGGTGGTCCCGGCTAGCCTGCTGGAGTGCAGACTCCCGACCTCGACCAGCTGGACATCGCCATCCTCTCCTGCCTCCAGGAGGACGCCCGCACCATCGCCGAGACGATCGGGGCGAAGGTCGGGCTCTCCGCCGCGGCGGTGCAACGGCGGATCAAGCGGTTGCGGGAGGCGGGCGTCATCGAGCGCGAGGTCGCGGTGCTGTCGCCGGCGGCGCTCGGGCTGAGCATGACGTTCGTGGTCATGGTCGAGATGGAGCGGGAGAACCTGGCGGTCCTCGACGCGTTCCGCCGCCAGATCCTCGCCGACGACTGCGTCCAGCAGTGCT of the Amycolatopsis sp. NBC_01488 genome contains:
- a CDS encoding Lrp/AsnC family transcriptional regulator, whose product is MQTPDLDQLDIAILSCLQEDARTIAETIGAKVGLSAAAVQRRIKRLREAGVIEREVAVLSPAALGLSMTFVVMVEMERENLAVLDAFRRQILADDCVQQCYYVTGNADFVLVVTCPDMAGFEAFTRRMFFDNPNVRHFTTSVAMDRVKVGLGLPLGP